The Epinephelus lanceolatus isolate andai-2023 chromosome 14, ASM4190304v1, whole genome shotgun sequence genome has a window encoding:
- the LOC117250631 gene encoding homeobox protein engrailed-1a-like: protein MEEQRDLNSTDSSEGESVSPSHSLPSPPILPLQVAQQAHRTTNFFIDNILRPDFGCKKEHGLGPRERAQTSGRERVHPVVSRPSLPGTPCQDSNCSSDSTSSSASSTSLVSPKKSNSSGGGTEAASTGSSGLKAEDRTGGGAGENTSSSLVVLNGTGAPTPESQPLLWPAWVYCTRYSDRPSSGPRTRKLKKSKSGKEDKRPRTAFTAEQLQRLKTEFQVNRYITEQRRQSLAQELSLNESQIKIWFQNKRAKIKKASGFKNGLALQLMAQGLYNHSTTTIQEDKEDSD, encoded by the exons ATGGAGGAGCAGCGGGATCTGAACAGCACGGACAGCAGCGAGGGAGAGAGCGTCTCCCCGTCTCACAGCCTGCCCTCGCCGCCTATACTGCCGCTGCAGGTCGCCCAGCAGGCCCACAGAACCACCAACTTTTTCATCGACAACATTTTGCGCCCGGACTTCGGCTGCAAGAAGGAGCACGGCCTGGGCCCGCGGGAGAGGGCGCAGACCTCCGGCCGGGAACGCGTCCACCCGGTGGTCAGCAGGCCGAGCCTTCCCGGGACGCCGTGCCAGGATTCCAATTGCAGCAGTGACAGCACTTCGTCTTccgcctcctccacctctttgGTGAGTCCTAAAAAGAGTAACAGCAGCGGCGGAGGAACTGAAGCCGCCTCCACCGGGAGCAGCGGCTTGAAAGCCGAGGACAGAACTGGCGGCGGGGCGGGGGAGAACACGTCCTCCTCGCTGGTGGTGCTGAACGGCACAGGGGCGCCCACACCGGAGAGCCAGCCACTTCTCTGGCCTGCCTGGGTCTACTGTACCCGGTACTCGGACAGGCCCTCATCTG GCCCAAGGACACGGAAACTTAAAAAGTCGAAAAGCGGCAAAGAGGACAAGCGGCCGCGCACGGCCTTCACGGCCGAGCAGCTGCAGAGACTGAAGACGGAGTTCCAGGTGAACCGCTACATTACGGAGCAACGGCGGCAGTCTCTGGCCCAGGAGCTCAGCCTCAATGAGTCCCAGATCAAAATCTGGTTTCAGAACAAGCGAGCCAAGATCAAAAAGGCCAGCGGCTTCAAGAACGGGCTGGCGCTGCAGCTGATGGCGCAGGGACTGTACAACCATTCCACCACCACCATCCAGGAGGACAAGGAGGACAGCGACTGA